A stretch of DNA from Amylolactobacillus amylophilus DSM 20533 = JCM 1125:
TTCGTACTTTATTGAAATTTGCTACACTTTAATTTTTAAAAAAACGAAGCAGAATTTATTATTCAATTACCATGAATAAAGGCGGAGGGAGATAATACTCCTTGCGCCTTTTTTCAAGGAATTATGGAGGAAAATATGGCTAAACTTATTGTGTCAGACCTTGACGTTAAAGACAAAAAAGTGCTCATCCGCGTTGACTTCAACGTGCCTATTAAAGACGGCGTGATCGGTAATGATAACCGGATTGTTGCCGCATTACCTACTATCAAATATGTGACTGAGAACGGTGGTAAGGCAATCTTACTTTCTCACCTTGGTCGGATTAAGTCAGATGAAGACAAGAAGGCTTTGACCCTTGCACCAGTTGCTAGTCGATTAAGCGAGCTACTAGGTAAAGACGTGAAGTTCGTACCAACAAACGAAGGTACTGAACTTGAATCAGCAATCGCAGCCATGAACGATGGTGATGTTTTGTTGATGGAAAACACCCGTTTCCAAGATATCGACAACGATTTCGGCAAACGCGAATCAAAGAATGACCCAACTCTTGGCGAATACTGGGCTGGTCTTGGCGACCTTTACGTGAACGATGCCTTCGGTACTGCTCACCGTGCCCACGCATCTAATGCTGGTATCGCTGAAGCAATCAAGGCAAAGGGCGGTAAGGTTGCAGCTGGCTTCTTGATGGAGAAAGAAATCAAGTTCCTCGGTGATGCTGTCGATAACCCAGTACACCCATTCGTGACCATCCTTGGTGGTGCTAAGGTGTCTGATAAGATTGGCGTGATTGAGAACCTAATCCCTAAGTCAGATCACATCTTAATCGGTGGTGGTATGGCCTACACATTCCTTGCTGCACAAGGTCATTCTATTGGTAAATCACTTTTTGAAGCCGACAAGGTTGACTTAGCTAAGGAATTACTCGACAAGGCTGGCGACAAAATTGTGCTGCCTATCGATCACTTAGTTTCAGCAGAATTCTCTAACGATGCACCATTTGAAGTATCTGATGTGGACATTGCTGATGACAAGATGGGTCTTGATATTGGACCTAAGTCAATTGCGCTCTTCAAGGATGTGCTTAAAGATGCCAAGACAGTTGTTTGGAATGGACCAATGGGTGCATTTGAAATGAGCAACTTTGCTGAAGGTACTCTTGAAGTCGGTCGTGCACTTGGTGCATTAACGGAGGCAACTACAATCATCGGTGGTGGTGATTCAGCAGCTGCAGCTATTCAATTAGGAATTGCAGACCAAATTACCCACATCTCAACTGGTGGTGGTGCTTCACTTGAATATCTTGAAGGTAAAACATTACCAGGAATTGCATCAATTTCTGACAAATAGAAAGGTCGATTAATTTTATGCGTACACCAATTATCGCTGGTAACTGGAAGTTAAACCAAAATCCTGAGGAAACAACAGCTTTCGTCGAGGCCATTAAAGACAAATTACCTGCAAGCAGCAAGGTTGAATCAGTCATCGCAGCTCCTGCTGTTGATTTGCCTGCACTCCTGGCTGCTGCTAAGGGTTCAGAACTGAAAACCGCTGCTGAAAATGCCTACTTCGAAGACAAAGGTGCCTTCACAGGCGAGACAAGTCCACTTGTGCTCTCACAAATGGGTATCAACTACGTCGTGATTGGCCACTCAGAGCGTCGTGATTACTTCCACGAAACTGACGAAGACATCAACAAAAAAGCACATGCACTTTTCAGAAACAACTTAACACCAATCATCTGCTGTGGCGAATCTCTTGAGACTAGAGAAGCCGGCAAGGAGACTGAATGGGTTGTGGGCCAAATTAAGGCTGCTTTGAAAGATTTGACTGCTGAGCAAGTCAGTCAATCAGTTATTGCCTACGAACCAATCTGGGCTATTGGTACAGGTAAGACTGCTTCAAGCGAACAGGCACAAGAAATGTGCAAGGCAATCCGTGATGCAGTGAGTGATTTGTACAACGAAGAGACTGCTGCAAACGTCCGGATTCAATACGGTGGCTCAGTTAAACCTGAGAACGTGAAGGAATTAATGGCTAAGCCAGATATCGATGGCGGCTTAGTTGGTGGTGCAAGTCTTGAACCAGAGTCATTCCTCGCACTTGTTAATTATCAAGACTAGAAGTTTTGGTTTAATAATTAGAGCAACTATTGTAGAATAGTAACGTACTGATATTTTTTAGATGAATAAAAGGAGAAATTAAATGTCTGTTATTACTGATGTTTTAGCTCGTGAAGTCTTAGATTCACGTGGTAACCCTACTGTTGAAGCTGAAGTTTATACTGAATTAGGTGGCTTCGGTCGCGCAATCGTTCCTTCAGGTGCTTCAACTGGTGAACACGAAGCAGTTGAATTGCGTGATGGTGATAAATCACGTTTCGGCGGCCAAGGAGTTTTGAAGGCTGTTGAGAATGTGAACACTGAAATCGCTAAGGCTGTGATTGGACTAGATGTAACTGACCAACGCGGAATCGATTTAACAATGATCGACCTTGATGGTACTCCTAACAAGGCTCGTCTCGGTGCAAACGCTATTCTTGGTGTTTCACTTGCTGCTGCCCGTGCAGCTGCTGACGAACTTGGCTTGCCATTGTACGAATACCTTGGTGGCCCAAATGCACACGTATTACCAACTCCAATGATGAACGTTATCAACGGTGGTAAGCACGCCGACAACAACGTGGACTTCCAAGAATTCATGATCATGCCTGTTGGTGCTAAGAGTATTCATGAAGCAGTGCGGATGGGTTCAGAAACTTTCCACACTTTGAAAGCAATTTTGAAGGAACGCGGTGACAACACTGCTGTTGGTGATGAAGGTGGTTTCGCACCAACTAACATGAAGAACAACGAAGAACCATTTGAAGTGCTTGTTGAAGCTATCCAACGTGCTGGTTACAAGCCAGGTGAAGACATTTCTATTGCCTTTGACGTTGCTTCATCAGAATTCTACAATGCAGAAACTAAGAAGTATGTGACTGTTGCTGATGGTAAAGAATACACAGCTGAAGAGTTCACAGACTACTTGGAGCAATTAATCGACAAGTACCCAGTTGTTTCAATGGAAGACCCATTGGACGAGAACACTTGGGACGATTGGAAGACTTTGACTGCTCGCTTAGGTAAAAAAGTACAAATCGTTGGTGATGATTTGTTCGTTACAAACGTTGATTACCTGAAGAAGGGTATCGACATGGGCGTGGCTAACTCAATCTTAATCAAGGTTAACCAAATTGGTACTTTGACTGAGACTTTCGAATCAATCGAAATGGCTAAAGAAGCTGGCTATACAGCTATCGTTTCTCACCGTTCTGGTGAAACTGAAGATACTACTATCGCAGACCTTGTTGTTGCAACTAACGCAGGCCAAATCAAGACTGGTTCAATGAGCCGGACTGATCGTCTTGCTAAGTACAACCAATTGTTCAGAATCGAAGAACAATTGAGCGACACTGCTGAATACAAAGGAATCAACAGTTTCTACAACATTAAGAAGTAATTTGTAAAATTATATTTTGAAAAGCAGACCTCTGGTCTGCTTTTTTTGTGTAGGCATTAGGCCAAATATATGGTAGAATATTAGCAGTGATTATTCTTTTAGTAGTTACGGAGGAAAACTCTTGTATAATCTGGCAATGACACTCATTATTATCGTGTCAATTTTAATTATCATCGCTGTGATGATGCAACCACAAAAGCAACAAGATGCGCTGAATGCTTTGTCCGGTGGTGCTGTATTCAGTGGACAATCCAAAAAGCGGGGATTCGAAGCATTCATGGAAAAGGTAACTTCGGTGTTACTGGTACTCTTCTTCGTGCTTGCAGTAATCCTAGCAATATTATCGTCGAATTAATTGCCTCCTTGTTTAACGTGGAGGCTTTTTTTCTTGTGGAGGGTGAAAGTGAGTCACTTTAAAATGCCTGAAAACTTTGAATTAACTGGAGGCAAACCTGCAATATTATTGTTGCACGCCTACTCTGGAAGTACTGCAGATGTGCGACTTCTAGCTGGTGCGCTCAATCGTGCAGGTTACTTTGTGACGTCCTTCAATTTTGCTGGGCATGGTACGCTCAATCCAACTGATATCTTGACGCAGGGATCTATTGCTGCTTGGCAGAAGCAGGTGACGGATAGAGTGGCCGAGCTGAAAAAAGATTTCGGCAACAATCTCTATGTCTTCGGACTCTCACTCGGCGGTATTTTCGCCATGGATCTCCTGGAACGTGATCAGGAGTTGCTTGGTGGTGGAGTTTTCAGCTCACCAATATTCATGAATACGGAGAAGACTGGACGAACATTGCCTGCAGGATTCAAGAAATATGCGCAGTATGTCTTGAACCTCAATAATGAGCTAACAGGTGCGGACAAGCAAAATGAACTTGACTACATCGACGAACACCTGAATAATCAAATTGAGCAGATTAACGAATTTAGCGCCTTGGTGCAGGCAAAACTCGCAACCATTAACCAACCAATTTTTATTGGTCAGGGTGGGGAAGACGAGATCGTCGACCAGAATGGCGCGTACAAATTACGTGATGCACTGGTTAATTGCGAGAACGTGACCTTTAAATGGTACGAGAATGCGAGCCATGTTATTACGACAAATACTGCTAAAAAAGACTTAACAAATGACGTATTGAAATTTATAGAGAACAATTATCACGAGGTGATTTAATGACGCAAAACGAACAAGCTATAGCTAATACCCTTGAAATATTTCGCCAGAGTCCTGGCAAACTTTTCAAGGTAGATGAAATTGAAAAAATGGTCAACTTCGACCATTCGCTCGACTTCAGTGAGGTCGTGAAGACCCTGACATTCCTCGAAAATGAGAAGAAAATCGTGTCGGATAAACACGGTCAATTTAAGTTGGCGCAAGAAGACCAACTTCTAGAGGGCTCATTCAGAGCAAATGACAAGGGCTTCGGCTTCATCCATCTTGAAGAAGAGGACGAGCAGGATATCTTTGTTGCGAAAGGTAATACACTTTTCGCATTGGATGGCGACACTGTGACAGTCAAAATAATCAAGGGTGCGAATCCTTGGAACGGCCGCGGACCTGAGGGTATCGTGACCGAGGTGCTCGAGCACAAGGTGACAAGTCTAGTGGGCGAGTTTATGCCTTACAGTGACGTGATGGTCAAAAAAACTGGCTATTACGGCTATGTGAAGAGCCACAACAAGAAGTTGAAGAACTATTCAGTCTTCATCTCAGAAGACGGTATTCACCCCCAAATGGGCGATATGGTAAAGGTTGATATCACTCAATATCCTTCTGCGGTTTTCCCAACCAGAATGCTCGGTGTCGCACTATTCACAATTGGTAACAAGAATGATCCAGGTGTCGATATCATGTCAGTCGTTTACGACCACGATATCAAAACAGAATTTGATCCTGAGGCATTGGAACAGAGTGAAGCCATTCCTGACCACGTTTTGCCTGAAGAAAAAGCTGCAAGACGCGACCTGACTGAGGAAGTTACGGTCACAATCGATGGCGACGACTCGAAAGACTTTGATGATGCAGTTACTCTGTGGAAATTGCCAAATGGTAACTACCATTTAGGTGTACATATTGCCGATGTTAGTCATTACGTGACTGAAGGCTCACCTCTTGATCAAGAGGCTTTTGAACGCAGTAACTCAACCTACTTGGTAGACCGAGTTATTCCAATGTTGCCATTTAGACTATCAAACGGCATCTGTTCGTTGAATCCTGATGTCGAACGTCTCACACTCAGCTGTGACATGGAAATCACGCCAAGTGGTGAACGTGTTAGTTACGACATTTTCCAGAGTGTGATCAAGTCACATGCTCGCTTGACTTATAACAGTGTAAACAAGGTCTTGGACCCTGAAAACACAGAGGTGTTGGAACCTAAGTACGAAGAATTACGCCCAATGCTTGAAGAAATGGGTAAGCTGCACGAAGCGCTCTACCAAAAGCGCCATGCTCGCGGAGCCATTGATTTTGAAGAAAATGAAGCTAAAATCATCGTGGATGAGAATGGTCACCCAACTGATATTGAACTCAGACAACGTGGCATTGCTGAAAGAATGATTGAATCATTCATGTTGATGGCCAACGAAACAGTTGCTGAGCACTACAGAAAGGAACACGTTCCATTCCTCTATCGGGTGCATGAAACACCTGACGAAGAGAGAATCAAGAACTTCTTCGACTTCATCGGTGCTTTTGGTTTGAACATCAAGGCTGATCCAGCAGATGTTAAGCCGCTCGATCTTCAAAGAGTTGTGACTGCGGTTGAAGGCACACCAGAAGAGGCTGTTGTCTCGACTGTACTCTTGCGGAGTTTGAAGCAGGCAAAATACGCTCCAGATGCACTGGGACACTTTGGCCTAGCTGCTGTTGATTACACGCACTTTACCTCACCAATTCGGCGTTATGCTGATTTGACTGTGCATCGCATGATTCATGATTACAGTGAGAAGGGTGAAACTGAGGAAATTAAGCAGCATTTCAATGTCCGTCTTGAAGACATTGCCGACCAAGTTTCTAAGCAGGAACGTCGTTCAATCGATACCGAACGTGAAGTTGATGTCTTGAAGAAGACCGAATTCATGATGGATAAGGTTGGCCAACACTTTAACGCAACTGTGAGTTCCGTAACTAGCTTCGGTATGTTCATCGCACTGCCAAATACTGTTGAGGGTCTCATCCATATCTCGAATTTGACTGATGATTACTACCAATTTGACGAGAAGCAGATGACGATGACCGGTAAAAATACGCACAAGGTATTCAAAATTGGGATGCCAATCAAGGTGACGCTGATTAACGCAGATTTGAACCAGAAGCAGATTGACTTCGAGTTATATGACCCAAATGCGCCAGCAAAGCCAAAGCCAACCGGTTTTAGCCGACCAAGAGGTGGTGCGCAGGTGAATAATAATCGTGCAAATGGTAAGGACGGCAATGGCCCTCGCAGACAAAATCGGGGACAAAACCGCTCTAACAGAAGACACGAAAGTAATAACGGTCACAAATAATAGATAATCGAGGTGATTACCTTGAAACAAAAAGCTAAAGCTGCGGATAATGTGGTCGCTCAGAACAGAAAAGCTAATCATGATTATCTGATTGAAGATACGATTGAGGCTGGGATTGAGTTGACTGGGACTGAGATAAAATCTGTTCGTGCACGCCGGATAACTTTGAAGGATGGGTACGTGCGGATTCGTAATGGTCAGGCATGGCTCGAGAACGTCCATATCAGCGAGTATGCGCAGGGCAACCAGTTCAACCATGATCCAATCAGGAATAGAAGATTGTTGCTGCACAAGCGCGAAATAGCACGTTTGGACGAATATCAACAGGAGAAGGGCATGGCCATTGTCCCGTTGAAGGTCTATCTGAAACGCGGTTTTGCAAAAGTCTTGATAGGACTAGGTCGTGGTAAGAAAAACTATGATAAGCGTGAGACGATAAAGCGGCGTGATCAAGAACGTGAACTGCAGAGAATTACTAAAATTAAATACTAAAAAATGTTGGTTCGATTTGTGAGTCGGGACCAACATTTTTTTATAACTAGAGATTTAATTAAGTTTTTTCGCCATCATGATGTGCTTGATGTCAGCTTCCAAGAAGATGTCACCAATTGGCTCGTAACCCAGTGAGAGATAGAAGTCCTTGATGTATAGCTGCGCATGCAGGTAGATGGTCTCGGCCAGATTGTGTTCACGCACATAGTCTTCAATTGCGATGAGCATCCGACTCCCAATGTGCGCATGGCGGAGGCTCTGATCGACGGCGACACGCCCAACCAGTAACTTAGAGTCTTCGAAGAAGAAGCGGGCAACGCCGACAACACGGCCAGTTTCATCAGTACCAAAGACGTGGTAAGATTCCAAATCTTGATCGTCTAACTCTGGTTCTGTAATTTGCTGTTCGGTGACGAAAACGGCGATGCGCAAACGAACTAGGCCGAAGAGTTCCATTGTGCTCAGCTTATTAAAGGGCTTGATGTGCCAGGTAATGTTCATGTGTTGCTACTCCATTCCAAATGTTTAAAGTAGAAAATAATATTTTTATTTAAACACTTAGATGGTTTCGATGCAAATCGGCGTATTTATTACTAGTAGCATTGATTTGTGATTGCTTAAGCTAGATTACTCTGCCACAATGAATATATCTCAAAATAGAAAATTAGTCAGATGAAAACAAGAATAAGTGAAATTTATGCGGTGCTCCAGCAGGACTTAGGACACCATTTAGTTGAGAACTATACTGTGGGTAACTTTTGTGCGGGCATTCAAATATCCCGTTCTACCTTCTATCGTAGCTACAGTAGTATGACTGAATTGTATCAGTTTGTTATTTCATATCAGGTTGAACGGATTCTAAGCAACACGCGTGAAACCAAGCTTGACGTCCGCTACCGCCAGTTAATTCAATTAATGAGCTCAGAGCGGCACCTGTATATTAATTTCTATCATCAAACTAAACGTTTATTTTTCAATGACGTCCTCGAACCATTGGTTCAGCGTAATTTGAAATCATTCTACCGGGAAACCGAATTGACTGAAGTCAGTCTCAATTTGATTGCCGATTACGTCGTCAGACAGATAATTCGCTACATTGACCAGGATTTACAACAACCTGTTGCCGAAGTGGCGCTAGACATTTATCGGATCTTAGCCGTAGCTGAGAATACCGCGCAACTACTAGCCCCGCCAAAATAAAATAGGTCCTTCACCCAAAATTTGGTGAAAGACCTATTTTATCTATGTTATTTAGATTACAAGTAATACTGTGTGTTTGTGTGGTAATCTTGTTTGTCTGTTATTTGATACTAGATGAATTGAATTAAAGCTATGAGAATTGGCACAACGATGACGAACAATACCGTACTTGTGGTCACAACGTTGGTGGCGTATTTAACATCACCGTGTGCTTTACCGGCCAGAATTGGTAACACGGCTAGTCCAGGAGCAGCTGATTGAATAATCAATGTACTAGATTCAAGTGTTGGTAATTGATTACCGATGCTACCACTAATCACGGCATAGAGAATGCCGCCTGAAAGCTCAATCAACTTGTCCCGTGTCAAATACTTTGACACAGAGACGAAGATTGATGCTGGTAAAGCAATGTTCATAATCAAGAATGAAATGCTTCCCTTGAAATGATCGTCAAACTTACCTTTAGAACGTAGGTAAAATCCGAGTGCGATGACGATGATAATCTCAGCCACACTCGCAAGTGATGTTAGAAATGCAGTCATAATAAAGTCCCCTTAACCTTTTTTGCTAAAATAATGAAACAGAATTAATCCAATAGATTCTTTGGTAACTCCTCGTACTCTGGTTCCCATTTCAGATCAGCAACTAGTTGTGCTGCGTCCTTGCTATCTGCCTGTGAGATACCCTGATCAAGTGCACTTTGTGCCACAGCCTGTGCGACAGTCTGGGAGAACTCTGCAAGCCGTGTCACAGGAGGTAGAACAGCTGCACCAGGCTTCGTTGCGTCCACGATACCACCAAGTGAGTGTGCAGCCTTTGAAATCATTGCATCATTCAGAAGCGTAGCTTTTGCTGCCAGCGTTCCTAGACCAAGACCCGGATAAACCAACGCGTTGTTAGCTTGACCAATCTGATAAGTAACGCCATTTAAAGTGACATCATTAGCTGGAATACCCGTAGCTACGAGTGCTTTACTAGCGGTCCAAGTGAGTAAGTCCTCTGCTTTAGCTTCGGCTAATTTAGTTGGGTTGGATAGTGGGAAGATGATTGGCCGTGCAGTGTGGGCCGCCATCTCTTTGACAATAATCTCAGTGAACGTGCCAGGTTGTGTTGAAGTACCAACCAAGATGGTTGGGTGAATTGCCTGCACAGCAGCTTCTAAGGTGGTTAGCTATGATAAAATATATTTATATGAGCAGGATGCAATGAGGAGATTAAATGAATTTTCGAGATCTGGAATACTTCGTTCAGTTAGCTAATGATCGCAATTACACAAAGACTGCACAACATTTCTCGGTGAGCCAGCCGACGATTACGTACATGGTTAAGCGCCTTGAGGATGAGTTACAAGTGCAATTATTTGTGCGTGATCAGTCGCACCATCAAGTGAATCTCACACTTGCAGGTAACGAATTCTTGGCGCATGCCCAGAAGATTCTGACGGAACTACACACGGTAAAGTCCGACTTGAAGGCTTTGTCTGCGCAGAAGGTCAGATTTGGCTTGCCGCCGATTATCGGTAACTATTACTTCCCCCAATTGGCGCAGAAACTGCTGCAGGAGAATCTAATGTCACACCTCGAGACGGTGGAGGCGGGATCAGCCACCTTGACGAAGCAGCTGCAGGAGGGTAATTTAGACGTGGCAATTCTTGGCGCGATTGAACCAATTAGCATACCAGAAATTGCGACAGTTACTTTAGCGAAGACGCGTTTCAAAATCATTGTGAGTAAGGATCATCGCTTAAAAGATGTTACTGCTATTAAGTTCAGCGAACTAAAAAGTGAGAACTTCATTGCGTTGAAGGAAGGGTTTGTCCATCCCGCGGCCTTGCGGGAGCTCACGGAGAAAAACGGTTTTCAGCCCAAGATTGTCTATACGACGCCCGACATCAATGTCTTAAAGGGCATGGTGCATGAGAATGTGGGTATCGGCTTTCTTAGCGAGATGGCGATCAGTGGTGAGCGGGACTTGCATGCCATTGATATTTTGGATGACGATCAACCGTTATTCAATATCGTGCTGGCGTACCATCCGCAAGTTAATCCGTTGATTGAGCAGCTAATAAACGTGTTAGCGCGTCCGGTTTGAAATTTCACGGTGAGTAGTAAATGAGCAATATTAGATGAAGGTAGAGGTTAAAGATGATTAGAACAGCAACTGAACAGGATTTTCCAGCAATTTTTCCAATTCTGCAACAGATTTTTGATGAAATGGAGCTGAAGAGCATCGCCGCAATTGACGACAGTGCCTTCTACCATCTCTTAGAGGAGGGCTGGCATACGCCTGGCTATAGATATTCCCTTGGTCGCACACTGGTTAGTGAGCGAGACGGTGAAGTTGCAGGCATGATTACTAGTTATCGCGCTGAGGATGAGCCACTGATTGATGCGCCCTTAGAGCAATACTATTCTGAGGTTGGCCTACCAAGAGAGACTAAAATTTTCACGGATCGAGAAGCCCGGCCGGGGGAGTGGTACATTGACTCCCTCGCGGTCGCACCTCAGTTTCAGGGGCACGGTATCGGTGGACAATTGCTAGACGCCATGCCTGATCTCGCCGCACAAAATGGCTACAAAAAAATTAGCCTGAATGTTGATCAGACTAATCCTGGGGCAAAGCACTTGTATGTCAAAAAGGGATTTGAAACCATTGATCAGATGACGATTGGTGAGCACCTCTACGACCACATGGTTAAATAAAATAAATTAAAAAGTGGGTTGGTAGTTCATACCAGCCTTTTTGCGTACCAGCAACTGCTCGACGAAACTCGGCTGGTTGAAAATCATGCTTGTGAGGATGATTTCCGGCTCATGCTTGTCGTCAAAGATATTTATTTGTAGCGTGGGACCAAGGTTCGTGACTAAAATGAGCGCCTGAGCAACCTTGTGGCGTCCTTTCCTAAAAGTGTATTCGTCGCGCTTCTTGTTGCCAATAATCCAGTAATTGAGTTCTGGCAGGTAGTATAGGCGTGTATTACTGAACTTAACTTGTCTAATGCGAATCGGTACCTGGTTTAAGACAATAAGAAGGTAGGACTCTGCTAGTCGTTTTGCAGTGTTGGTAATTCGTGCAACCTCACTTCGATTGAGGTCGTTTAAGAAGATTGTACTATTCAGCTGATTCATGTTGCCAAGCACCATGTAATGCGCCTTGTTATTCGCGTCTAACACAGGAATACGCCCAGGGTTTGCTTGGTCATCTAAAGGTAAAAAGTACTTCATTTTAAAACACCTCAGTTACACTGTTATTCTAAGATGTGCTTCAGAATAGATGCGCCTACGCCATCATCTGTGTTGACAGTGGTGACATCGTCTGCAATCTTTTTGATGTAGTCGATGGCGTTTCCCATAGCTACGCCTGTGCCAGCCATCCTAATCATCGACTCATCGTTTAGGTTATCGCCGATTGCCATGATCTCTTCTCTTTTGATGCCGCGTTCCGCCGCGTAATCGACCAAAGCCAGACCTTTTTGTGCTTTAATATTATTGATTTCAATGTTGTTCTCACTTGATGAAGTGACGATTAACTCGTTGCTAGCTGCAATCTCGTCTCGAATTCCGCTAAAAGCCGATTGACCACGACTACTAAATACAATAATCTTATAGATATCTGTTGTCGGATCGTCCAGCAGATTCTGATAGTTGTCAACATAGTTGATGTTGATTATTTCTAGTCTAGCTGCGGCCAGAATCATTCCCGTTTTGAAGTTGGTGTCCGGGTTAAGGTCAACCAACAGGTCGGCGACGTTTTGAATTCGCCGTACCCGGTCGTCAGAATAGACGCCTTTACCAGTTACTAGCTCGAAGTAGTAGTCTGCATCCTTTAGATCGTGGACCCACTTGGCCGCTGTTTCGTCAGCGATTGGGAGGTCGACACTGAGCTCACCGGCGGTGTTGAAGACGCGCGCGCCATTCAGCGTGATGTAGCCAGTGTGTAAACCGGCGGCCTCCACCAACGGTTCTGCTTCTTTCAGCTCACGACCGGTGGCCACGAGAAACTCGACTCCTTGTGCTTGTGCTTGCTTGATGGCTGCGACGTTCCCCGGCGAAATTTGCATTTTATCGTTCAAAAGTGTACCGTCCATGTCGGACGCAATCAGTTTGATCAAGTGTAAACCCTCCAATTCTTAACTACTATCATCTTACCATAAAACGCATTCAGCAAAGGAAATGGAAAATGAAAAACTTAATTCATAATCATTGGGACGAAATCCTGGGGCCGGTATTTGATAGTCCTCGCTACCGCCAACTACATGACTTTTTGAAACAAGAGTACCGGACGAAAATAATTTATCCGGAGATGCACCATATCTTTACCGCCTTTCAGTTAACCGATTTTGCCGACGTCAAGGTGGTTATTCTTGGTCAAGACCCATATCATAACCCCGGTCAAGCACATGGACTGAGTTTCTCAGTGCTACCGGGCGCACCAATTCCGCCATCACTGCGAAATATTTATAAAGAGTTGATGACGGATGTCCAGTTTAAGCCGGTTCAACACGGCTACCTGGCGGACTGGGCCAAACAGGGTGTGTTG
This window harbors:
- the smpB gene encoding SsrA-binding protein SmpB, translating into MKQKAKAADNVVAQNRKANHDYLIEDTIEAGIELTGTEIKSVRARRITLKDGYVRIRNGQAWLENVHISEYAQGNQFNHDPIRNRRLLLHKREIARLDEYQQEKGMAIVPLKVYLKRGFAKVLIGLGRGKKNYDKRETIKRRDQERELQRITKIKY
- the tpiA gene encoding triose-phosphate isomerase; its protein translation is MRTPIIAGNWKLNQNPEETTAFVEAIKDKLPASSKVESVIAAPAVDLPALLAAAKGSELKTAAENAYFEDKGAFTGETSPLVLSQMGINYVVIGHSERRDYFHETDEDINKKAHALFRNNLTPIICCGESLETREAGKETEWVVGQIKAALKDLTAEQVSQSVIAYEPIWAIGTGKTASSEQAQEMCKAIRDAVSDLYNEETAANVRIQYGGSVKPENVKELMAKPDIDGGLVGGASLEPESFLALVNYQD
- the secG gene encoding preprotein translocase subunit SecG → MYNLAMTLIIIVSILIIIAVMMQPQKQQDALNALSGGAVFSGQSKKRGFEAFMEKVTSVLLVLFFVLAVILAILSSN
- the eno gene encoding phosphopyruvate hydratase, giving the protein MSVITDVLAREVLDSRGNPTVEAEVYTELGGFGRAIVPSGASTGEHEAVELRDGDKSRFGGQGVLKAVENVNTEIAKAVIGLDVTDQRGIDLTMIDLDGTPNKARLGANAILGVSLAAARAAADELGLPLYEYLGGPNAHVLPTPMMNVINGGKHADNNVDFQEFMIMPVGAKSIHEAVRMGSETFHTLKAILKERGDNTAVGDEGGFAPTNMKNNEEPFEVLVEAIQRAGYKPGEDISIAFDVASSEFYNAETKKYVTVADGKEYTAEEFTDYLEQLIDKYPVVSMEDPLDENTWDDWKTLTARLGKKVQIVGDDLFVTNVDYLKKGIDMGVANSILIKVNQIGTLTETFESIEMAKEAGYTAIVSHRSGETEDTTIADLVVATNAGQIKTGSMSRTDRLAKYNQLFRIEEQLSDTAEYKGINSFYNIKK
- a CDS encoding alpha/beta hydrolase, with the translated sequence MSHFKMPENFELTGGKPAILLLHAYSGSTADVRLLAGALNRAGYFVTSFNFAGHGTLNPTDILTQGSIAAWQKQVTDRVAELKKDFGNNLYVFGLSLGGIFAMDLLERDQELLGGGVFSSPIFMNTEKTGRTLPAGFKKYAQYVLNLNNELTGADKQNELDYIDEHLNNQIEQINEFSALVQAKLATINQPIFIGQGGEDEIVDQNGAYKLRDALVNCENVTFKWYENASHVITTNTAKKDLTNDVLKFIENNYHEVI
- a CDS encoding phosphoglycerate kinase — protein: MAKLIVSDLDVKDKKVLIRVDFNVPIKDGVIGNDNRIVAALPTIKYVTENGGKAILLSHLGRIKSDEDKKALTLAPVASRLSELLGKDVKFVPTNEGTELESAIAAMNDGDVLLMENTRFQDIDNDFGKRESKNDPTLGEYWAGLGDLYVNDAFGTAHRAHASNAGIAEAIKAKGGKVAAGFLMEKEIKFLGDAVDNPVHPFVTILGGAKVSDKIGVIENLIPKSDHILIGGGMAYTFLAAQGHSIGKSLFEADKVDLAKELLDKAGDKIVLPIDHLVSAEFSNDAPFEVSDVDIADDKMGLDIGPKSIALFKDVLKDAKTVVWNGPMGAFEMSNFAEGTLEVGRALGALTEATTIIGGGDSAAAAIQLGIADQITHISTGGGASLEYLEGKTLPGIASISDK
- the rnr gene encoding ribonuclease R yields the protein MTQNEQAIANTLEIFRQSPGKLFKVDEIEKMVNFDHSLDFSEVVKTLTFLENEKKIVSDKHGQFKLAQEDQLLEGSFRANDKGFGFIHLEEEDEQDIFVAKGNTLFALDGDTVTVKIIKGANPWNGRGPEGIVTEVLEHKVTSLVGEFMPYSDVMVKKTGYYGYVKSHNKKLKNYSVFISEDGIHPQMGDMVKVDITQYPSAVFPTRMLGVALFTIGNKNDPGVDIMSVVYDHDIKTEFDPEALEQSEAIPDHVLPEEKAARRDLTEEVTVTIDGDDSKDFDDAVTLWKLPNGNYHLGVHIADVSHYVTEGSPLDQEAFERSNSTYLVDRVIPMLPFRLSNGICSLNPDVERLTLSCDMEITPSGERVSYDIFQSVIKSHARLTYNSVNKVLDPENTEVLEPKYEELRPMLEEMGKLHEALYQKRHARGAIDFEENEAKIIVDENGHPTDIELRQRGIAERMIESFMLMANETVAEHYRKEHVPFLYRVHETPDEERIKNFFDFIGAFGLNIKADPADVKPLDLQRVVTAVEGTPEEAVVSTVLLRSLKQAKYAPDALGHFGLAAVDYTHFTSPIRRYADLTVHRMIHDYSEKGETEEIKQHFNVRLEDIADQVSKQERRSIDTEREVDVLKKTEFMMDKVGQHFNATVSSVTSFGMFIALPNTVEGLIHISNLTDDYYQFDEKQMTMTGKNTHKVFKIGMPIKVTLINADLNQKQIDFELYDPNAPAKPKPTGFSRPRGGAQVNNNRANGKDGNGPRRQNRGQNRSNRRHESNNGHK